Proteins co-encoded in one Hemibagrus wyckioides isolate EC202008001 linkage group LG26, SWU_Hwy_1.0, whole genome shotgun sequence genomic window:
- the LOC131346715 gene encoding histidine-rich glycoprotein-like produces MTIPRVPPVKQWSSVNGPLNFEIDTNCSISHHHSATTAPPQHYHSTTTALPQHHHSATTALPQHYHSTTTAPPQHYHSAATALPQHYHSTTTAPPQHYHSAATALPQHYHSTTTAPPQRHHSTTTTLPQHHHSATTALPQHCHSTTTALPQHYHSTTTAPPQHYHSTATALPQHRHSTTTAPPQRHHSTTTAPPQHYHSAATALPQHYHSTATALPQHHHSTTTAPPQRYHSTTTALPQHYHSTTTAPPQHHHSTTTVPPQHYHSTTTAPPQHYHSAATALPQHYHSAATAPPQHHHSTATAPPQHCHSTATAPPQHRHSTATAPPQHRHSATTAPPQHYHRISLIFISIFIYSKTIVLFVYTV; encoded by the coding sequence caccaccacagcGCCACCACAGCGCCACCACAGCACTACCACAGCACTACCACAGCACTACCACAGCACCACCACAGCGCCACCACAGCACTACCACAGCACTACCACAGCACCACCACAGCGCCACCACAGCACTACCACAGCGCCGCCACAGCACTACCACAGCACTACCACAGCACCACCACAGCGCCACCACAGCACTACCACAGCGCCGCCACAGCACTACCACAGCACTACCACAGCACTACCACAGCACCACCACAGCGCCACCACAGCACTACCACAACACTACCACAGCACCACCACAGCGCCACCACAGCACTACCACAGCACTGCCACAGCACTACCACAGCACTACCACAACACTACCACAGCACCACCACAGCGCCACCACAGCACTACCACAGCACTGCCACAGCACTACCACAGCACCGCCACAGCACTACCACAGCACCACCACAGCGCCACCACAGCACCACCACAGCGCCACCACAGCACTACCACAGCGCCGCCACAGCACTACCACAGCACTACCACAGCACCGCCACAGCACTACCACAGCACCACCACAGCACTACCACAGCACCGCCACAGCGCTACCACAGCACCACCACAGCACTACCACAGCACTACCACAGCACCACCACAGCACCACCACAGCACCACCACAGCACTACCACAGTGCCGCCACAGCACTACCACAGCACCACCACAGCGCCACCACAGCACTACCACAGCGCCGCCACAGCACTGCCACAGCACTACCACAGCGCCGCCACAGCGCCGCCACAGCACCACCACAGCACCGCCACAGCACCGCCACAGCACTGCCACAGCACCGCCACAGCACCGCCACAGCACCGCCACAGCACCGCCACAGCGCCGCCACAGCACCGCCACAGCGCCACCACAGCGCCGCCACAGCACTACCACAGGATTTCcctcattttcatttccattttcatttattctaaAACAATAGTCCTGTTTGTGTACACTGTCTGA